From Sphingomonas hengshuiensis, one genomic window encodes:
- a CDS encoding aromatic ring-hydroxylating oxygenase subunit alpha has protein sequence MAHRFAEAERADPDDGLSLPGWLYTDPEFLGVEIDRVFRPSWQIVCHVSDIPAPGDYHTLDYIGESVLAIRGQDGAVRAFTNVCRHRAMRLVEGPAGCAKKLVCPYHAWTYETDGRLSGVPMRADYSTLDPAQHGLAPVDVEVWRGFVFVRLRDDGGPSVAAMMAPYDAEIAPYRFEEMRTISPVRLRDRAVNWKNVGDNYSDGLHIPVAHPGLTRLFGKSYAIEAQPWVDKMSGYLTDRPGNLWEEFYRRHLPHAPHLPPENQKLWLYYKLWPNQAFDIYSDQIDFMQWLPTGPTSCVLREMAFALPDDRREMKLVRYANWRINRMVNAEDTWLITNVQQGMASQSYTVGPIGDSEVCLRSFARKIRGLIPEARLHRAPAPGWSRRGRALAD, from the coding sequence ATGGCGCATCGTTTCGCAGAGGCAGAGCGGGCCGATCCCGACGACGGGCTCAGCCTGCCCGGCTGGCTCTATACCGATCCCGAATTCCTGGGCGTCGAGATCGACCGCGTGTTCCGCCCGTCCTGGCAGATCGTCTGCCATGTCAGCGACATTCCGGCGCCCGGCGATTATCACACGCTCGACTATATCGGCGAAAGCGTCCTCGCGATCCGGGGGCAGGACGGGGCGGTGCGCGCCTTCACCAATGTCTGTCGCCACCGCGCGATGCGGCTGGTCGAGGGGCCGGCGGGGTGCGCGAAGAAGCTGGTCTGTCCCTATCACGCCTGGACCTATGAGACTGACGGGCGGCTGTCGGGCGTGCCGATGCGCGCCGACTACAGCACGCTCGATCCGGCGCAGCACGGGCTCGCGCCGGTCGATGTCGAGGTCTGGCGCGGCTTCGTGTTCGTGCGTCTGCGCGACGATGGCGGGCCATCGGTCGCGGCGATGATGGCGCCCTATGATGCCGAGATCGCGCCCTATCGCTTTGAGGAGATGCGCACGATCAGCCCGGTGCGGCTGCGCGATCGGGCGGTCAACTGGAAGAATGTCGGCGACAATTATTCGGACGGGCTCCACATCCCCGTGGCGCATCCGGGGCTGACCCGGCTGTTCGGCAAAAGCTATGCGATCGAGGCGCAGCCCTGGGTCGACAAGATGTCGGGGTACCTCACCGACCGGCCCGGCAATCTGTGGGAGGAATTCTACCGCCGCCATTTGCCGCACGCGCCGCACCTACCGCCGGAGAACCAGAAGCTGTGGCTCTATTACAAGCTGTGGCCCAACCAGGCGTTCGACATTTATTCGGACCAGATCGACTTCATGCAATGGCTGCCAACCGGCCCGACAAGCTGCGTGCTGCGGGAAATGGCGTTCGCGCTGCCCGACGACCGGCGCGAGATGAAGCTGGTGCGCTATGCCAATTGGCGGATCAACCGGATGGTCAATGCCGAGGACACCTGGCTGATCACCAATGTCCAGCAGGGCATGGCCTCGCAAAGCTATACCGTCGGCCCGATCGGCGACAGCGAAGTCTGCCTGCGCAGCTTCGCGCGCAAGATACGCGGGCTGATCCCCGAGGCACGGCTGCACCGCGCGCCGGCGCCGGGGTGGTCGCGGCGGGGGCGAGCGCTGGCGGACTAG
- a CDS encoding TetR family transcriptional regulator C-terminal domain-containing protein — protein sequence MTRSYTRAEPDARRASLIAATAEVLGERGASGASVRTICARAGVSPGLLRHYFEGIDALIAETYRATGERVTIALADAVAGAGTDPRARLLAYVSASFRDPIADPRLLATWIAFWSLAKANPDMAALHAQVYGEYRAGLEALMAECGVPAGEVRLAAIALTALVDGLWLELCLAPEAVSAEDAATIAERWIAVLLG from the coding sequence ATGACCCGCAGCTACACCCGTGCCGAACCCGACGCCCGCCGTGCCAGCCTGATCGCGGCGACGGCGGAGGTGCTGGGCGAGCGGGGGGCCTCCGGCGCCTCTGTCCGCACCATCTGTGCGCGCGCGGGGGTGTCGCCGGGGCTGCTGCGCCATTATTTCGAAGGCATCGACGCGCTGATCGCCGAGACGTATCGCGCGACGGGCGAGCGGGTGACGATCGCGCTGGCCGATGCCGTTGCCGGGGCGGGCACCGATCCGCGCGCGCGGCTGCTCGCCTATGTCTCGGCCAGTTTCCGCGACCCGATCGCCGATCCGCGGCTGCTGGCGACGTGGATCGCCTTCTGGTCGCTGGCCAAGGCGAACCCGGACATGGCGGCGCTCCATGCGCAGGTTTATGGCGAATATCGCGCGGGGCTGGAGGCGCTGATGGCGGAGTGCGGGGTTCCGGCGGGCGAGGTCCGGCTGGCGGCGATCGCGCTTACTGCGCTGGTTGACGGGCTATGGCTGGAACTGTGCCTCGCGCCTGAGGCCGTGAGCGCGGAGGATGCCGCGACGATCGCGGAGCGCTGGATTGCAGTGCTGCTGGGGTAA
- a CDS encoding M20/M25/M40 family metallo-hydrolase produces MRALGYAALLALATAAPHAAFAQGNPQAEAEALDLLKRGIAFRTVAGPGNQTPAYAAYLKGVLVAGGFAAEDVRVETVDDTAYLVARYRGTGKAKKPILVSGHMDVVEAKPADWERDPFTPVIENGYIFGRGASDMKYDLSTMVATMLQLKREGFKPGRDIVLLFSGDEETSMKTTMALADQFPDAELLLNIDGGGGDYDEAGKPHLFGVQGAEKTYADFALTFTNPGGHSSAPRKTNAITQLARALERIGAYEFPGQVNEITRASLLASASTEADPRLADAMRRFAANPEDASARTTLRAQPGLVGQTGTTCVATMVNAGHALNALPQRATANINCRIFPGTPVAAVAAKLVEVVGDPAMKIETLESGSVASDASPLRPDLMAAVTGAVHARFPGVQVVPVMSSGATDSMWFRAKGVPSYGISPVFSKASDSFAHGLNERTSLGEIAPSIVFYKRVLTALAK; encoded by the coding sequence ATGCGCGCGCTCGGATATGCTGCACTTCTGGCGCTGGCGACCGCCGCCCCCCATGCCGCCTTCGCGCAGGGCAATCCGCAGGCCGAGGCGGAGGCGCTCGACCTGCTGAAGCGCGGCATCGCCTTTCGCACCGTTGCCGGGCCGGGCAACCAGACGCCCGCTTATGCCGCCTATCTGAAGGGCGTGCTGGTCGCGGGGGGCTTTGCGGCGGAGGATGTGCGCGTCGAGACGGTCGACGACACCGCCTATCTGGTCGCGCGCTATCGCGGCACGGGCAAGGCGAAGAAGCCGATCCTCGTCTCCGGCCATATGGACGTGGTGGAGGCCAAGCCCGCCGATTGGGAGCGCGATCCGTTCACCCCGGTCATCGAGAATGGCTATATCTTCGGTCGCGGCGCCAGCGACATGAAATATGATTTGTCGACGATGGTAGCCACCATGCTCCAGCTCAAGCGCGAAGGGTTCAAGCCGGGGCGCGACATCGTGCTGCTGTTCTCGGGCGATGAAGAGACGTCGATGAAGACGACGATGGCGCTCGCCGATCAGTTTCCCGATGCCGAGCTGCTGCTCAACATCGATGGCGGCGGCGGCGACTATGACGAGGCGGGCAAGCCGCATCTGTTCGGGGTGCAGGGCGCGGAGAAGACCTATGCCGATTTCGCGCTGACCTTCACCAATCCCGGCGGCCATTCGAGCGCGCCGCGCAAGACCAATGCGATCACCCAGCTCGCCCGCGCGCTGGAGCGGATCGGCGCCTATGAATTTCCGGGCCAAGTCAACGAGATCACCCGCGCCAGCCTGCTCGCCAGCGCGAGCACCGAAGCCGACCCCAGGCTGGCCGACGCGATGCGCCGCTTCGCCGCCAACCCGGAGGATGCGTCGGCGCGGACCACGCTGCGCGCACAGCCGGGGCTGGTGGGGCAGACCGGCACGACCTGCGTCGCGACGATGGTGAATGCCGGCCATGCGCTCAACGCGCTGCCCCAGCGCGCGACCGCGAACATCAATTGCCGCATCTTCCCCGGCACCCCGGTCGCCGCCGTCGCGGCAAAGCTGGTCGAAGTGGTCGGCGATCCCGCGATGAAGATCGAGACGCTGGAGAGCGGCAGCGTCGCCAGCGACGCATCGCCGCTGCGCCCCGATCTGATGGCGGCGGTCACGGGCGCGGTCCATGCCCGCTTTCCGGGCGTGCAGGTGGTGCCGGTCATGTCCTCGGGCGCGACCGACAGCATGTGGTTCCGGGCAAAGGGCGTGCCGAGCTATGGCATCAGCCCGGTATTCTCCAAGGCATCGGACAGCTTCGCGCATGGTCTGAACGAACGCACGTCGCTGGGCGAAATCGCGCCGTCGATCGTGTTTTACAAAAGGGTGCTGACCGCGCTGGCAAAATAG
- a CDS encoding Xaa-Pro dipeptidase — protein sequence MRNFVKRVVVAALLLVPGVAAAQVRYVHAGHLVDVVAGRVLDDQLVRIEGERIASVAPWTGAPGDGPVTDWTAYTVLPGLIDMHTHLADFADSNPATPLLHSQAETVLKGADNARATLRAGFTSVHDVGTYRGLSDVALRDAIAAGWVPGPRMNVVGAYITVPGGGGDVTGFAPDVTIPADMRMGVVRSPEEARERVRYLFQHRVDSIKLLATGAVLAVGTEPGRLELSEPEMRAAVAEAAANGGYATAHAHGAEGIKAAIRSGVRSIEHASLIDAEGIALAKARGVWLVMDIYNGDYIDTEGRKAGWPAEYLRKNLETTVAQREGFRAAVKAGVKIAFGTDAGVYPHGFNARQFAYMVQWGMTPMQAIQSATTVAAELLRWDKDVGAIAPGRYADMVAVPGDPLRDIRVLERPAAVMKGGVVVD from the coding sequence ATGCGGAATTTTGTGAAGCGCGTTGTGGTGGCGGCGTTGCTGCTGGTGCCGGGCGTCGCGGCGGCGCAGGTCCGCTATGTCCATGCCGGGCATCTGGTCGACGTGGTGGCGGGCCGCGTGCTCGACGACCAGCTCGTGCGGATCGAGGGGGAGCGCATCGCATCGGTCGCGCCCTGGACGGGCGCGCCCGGCGACGGGCCGGTGACCGACTGGACCGCCTATACCGTGCTGCCCGGACTGATCGACATGCACACGCATCTGGCCGACTTCGCCGATTCCAACCCCGCGACGCCCCTTCTCCATTCGCAGGCCGAGACGGTGCTGAAGGGCGCCGACAATGCCCGCGCGACGCTGCGCGCCGGGTTCACCAGCGTCCATGACGTCGGCACCTATCGCGGCCTCAGCGACGTGGCGCTGCGCGATGCGATCGCGGCGGGATGGGTGCCGGGGCCGCGGATGAACGTGGTCGGCGCCTATATCACCGTTCCCGGCGGCGGCGGCGACGTCACCGGCTTTGCGCCCGATGTGACGATCCCCGCCGACATGCGGATGGGCGTGGTCCGCAGCCCCGAAGAGGCGCGCGAGCGGGTGCGGTATCTATTCCAGCACCGCGTCGACAGCATCAAGCTGCTCGCGACCGGCGCGGTGCTGGCGGTCGGCACCGAGCCCGGTCGGCTGGAGCTGTCCGAGCCCGAGATGCGCGCGGCGGTGGCGGAGGCGGCTGCCAATGGCGGCTATGCGACGGCCCACGCGCACGGCGCCGAGGGCATCAAGGCCGCGATCCGCTCCGGGGTTCGTTCGATCGAGCATGCCTCGCTGATCGATGCCGAGGGGATCGCGCTGGCCAAGGCGCGCGGCGTGTGGCTGGTCATGGACATCTATAACGGCGACTATATCGATACCGAGGGGCGCAAGGCCGGCTGGCCCGCCGAATATCTGCGCAAGAATCTGGAGACCACGGTCGCCCAGCGCGAGGGGTTTCGCGCCGCGGTGAAAGCCGGGGTGAAGATCGCGTTCGGCACCGATGCCGGAGTGTATCCGCACGGGTTCAACGCCCGCCAGTTCGCGTACATGGTCCAATGGGGGATGACCCCGATGCAGGCGATCCAGTCGGCGACGACGGTCGCGGCGGAATTGCTGCGCTGGGACAAGGACGTCGGCGCCATCGCGCCGGGGCGCTATGCCGATATGGTCGCGGTGCCGGGCGATCCGCTGCGCGACATCCGCGTGCTGGAGCGCCCGGCGGCAGTGATGAAGGGCGGGGTGGTCGTCGACTGA
- the ybaK gene encoding Cys-tRNA(Pro) deacylase has product MAATTPATKALDAAGVAFTLHRYGYDPGAERVGLQAAEALGEAPQRVLKTLMALVDGKPVCAILPSDREVAMKKLAAAFGGKAAAMMKPADAERMTGYRVGGISPFGQRRRVPTVIEATALAEALVYLNGGQRGLQVRLDPNAAAAVLGAVAVSLVA; this is encoded by the coding sequence ATGGCAGCCACCACCCCCGCGACCAAGGCGCTCGACGCCGCCGGAGTGGCCTTCACGCTGCACCGCTACGGCTATGATCCCGGCGCCGAGCGCGTCGGGTTGCAGGCGGCGGAGGCACTGGGCGAGGCGCCGCAGCGCGTGCTCAAGACGCTGATGGCGCTGGTCGACGGCAAGCCGGTCTGCGCCATCCTGCCCTCCGACCGCGAAGTCGCGATGAAGAAGCTCGCGGCGGCGTTCGGGGGCAAGGCGGCGGCGATGATGAAGCCCGCCGATGCCGAGCGGATGACCGGATACCGCGTCGGCGGGATCAGCCCCTTCGGGCAGCGCCGCCGCGTGCCGACGGTGATCGAGGCGACGGCGCTTGCCGAGGCGCTGGTCTATCTCAACGGCGGGCAACGCGGGTTGCAGGTCCGGCTGGATCCCAATGCGGCGGCGGCGGTGCTGGGGGCCGTGGCCGTGTCGCTGGTGGCGTGA
- a CDS encoding response regulator: protein MRILLVEDDPDLGPAIAQALRQENCAVDLVANGIDAAHLGDTEHYDAVVLDLGLPGKDGVTVLRDWRAAGRSVPVLILTARDAWSDKVAGFKAGADDFLTKPFRIEELTMRLRALVRRSAGHAATRIESGPLAFESQTGQFELDGLPLRLTALEWRVLSALMLSKGAVIERLALLERVYEGDADVDSNSLEVIVGRLRKKIGADRIETVRGRGYMLRDGTA from the coding sequence ATGCGCATTCTGCTCGTAGAGGACGATCCCGACCTGGGGCCCGCGATCGCCCAGGCGCTTCGGCAGGAAAATTGCGCGGTCGATCTGGTCGCGAACGGAATCGACGCCGCGCATCTCGGCGATACCGAACATTATGACGCGGTCGTGCTGGACCTCGGTTTGCCCGGCAAGGACGGCGTGACGGTGCTGCGCGACTGGCGCGCGGCGGGGCGCAGCGTGCCCGTGCTGATCCTGACCGCACGCGATGCCTGGTCGGACAAGGTGGCGGGGTTCAAGGCGGGCGCCGACGATTTCCTGACCAAGCCGTTTCGGATCGAGGAACTGACGATGCGGCTCCGCGCGCTGGTGCGGCGTTCGGCGGGGCACGCCGCGACGCGGATCGAAAGCGGCCCGCTCGCTTTCGAATCGCAGACCGGGCAGTTCGAACTCGACGGCCTGCCGCTGCGGCTGACGGCGCTCGAATGGCGCGTGCTGTCGGCGCTGATGCTGTCGAAGGGCGCGGTCATCGAGCGTCTCGCGCTGCTCGAGCGCGTCTATGAAGGCGATGCTGATGTCGATTCGAACAGCCTCGAGGTCATTGTCGGGCGGCTGCGCAAGAAGATCGGCGCCGACCGGATCGAAACGGTTCGCGGGCGCGGCTATATGCTGAGGGACGGCACGGCATGA
- a CDS encoding sensor histidine kinase has translation MRLVPHSIQGRMLLLSAVATAIALALAGALIAGVLARFVTQGIDRRLDAELALIASAVGNDGSIDRPRLARLQGALEAGPGWRWRIETPLAGFGSDDMPVADIAPPRPRREHDAGAEPVRPIDGRDARGERVHARQLRIQTSAGVVLLTAAAPRDVIERPVRDTLLPLLLTLAALGLVLGAAAWLQIRLGLRPVRRLRDAVVAIRAGGAHSIGGAQPSELRPLADELNALVRDNEAALAAARGSAANLAHALKTPVATLALALRGDPREQQVERIDRTIRHHLARARMAAASTRAATPLDAAVRALLEVIARLHADRRIAIAVDVTPHLMVAIDPADFDELLGNLLDNAMRHARSRVAVRARAEGRVARITIADDGPGIPTEDRARATQAGVRLDERSDGHGFGLAIARELATLHGGALTLDEAAGGGLAASVTVPLSRGGEGA, from the coding sequence ATGAGGCTGGTCCCGCACTCGATCCAGGGGCGCATGCTGCTGTTGTCGGCAGTCGCGACGGCGATCGCGCTGGCCCTGGCGGGGGCGCTGATCGCGGGCGTGCTGGCGCGGTTCGTCACCCAGGGGATCGACCGGCGGCTGGATGCCGAACTGGCGCTGATCGCGAGCGCGGTCGGCAATGACGGGTCGATCGATCGCCCCCGCTTGGCTCGGCTGCAAGGCGCATTGGAGGCGGGGCCGGGCTGGCGATGGCGCATCGAGACGCCCTTGGCCGGTTTCGGGTCGGACGACATGCCGGTCGCCGACATCGCGCCGCCGCGGCCCCGGCGGGAGCACGATGCGGGCGCCGAACCGGTGCGGCCGATCGACGGGCGCGATGCCAGGGGAGAGCGGGTGCATGCGCGCCAGCTCCGCATCCAGACCAGCGCGGGCGTGGTGCTGTTGACCGCCGCGGCCCCGCGCGACGTGATCGAACGACCGGTGCGCGATACGCTGTTGCCGCTCCTGCTGACGCTGGCGGCGCTGGGGCTGGTGCTCGGGGCGGCGGCGTGGCTCCAGATCCGGCTGGGGCTGCGGCCCGTGCGGCGCCTGCGCGATGCGGTGGTCGCGATCCGGGCGGGCGGCGCGCATAGCATCGGCGGCGCCCAGCCGAGCGAGCTGCGCCCGCTTGCCGACGAACTGAACGCGCTGGTTCGCGACAACGAAGCCGCGCTCGCCGCCGCGCGGGGCTCGGCGGCCAATCTGGCGCATGCGCTGAAGACGCCGGTCGCGACACTGGCGCTGGCGCTCCGCGGCGATCCGCGTGAACAGCAGGTCGAGCGGATCGACCGGACGATCCGCCATCATCTCGCCCGCGCACGAATGGCGGCGGCATCGACTCGCGCGGCGACCCCGCTGGACGCTGCGGTGCGCGCGTTGCTGGAGGTGATCGCGCGCCTCCACGCGGATCGCCGGATCGCGATAGCGGTCGACGTCACCCCCCATCTGATGGTCGCGATCGACCCGGCGGATTTCGACGAACTGCTCGGAAACCTCCTCGACAACGCCATGCGCCATGCCCGTTCGCGCGTTGCAGTCCGCGCGCGGGCCGAAGGCAGGGTTGCGCGCATCACGATAGCCGATGACGGCCCGGGCATCCCCACCGAGGATCGCGCGCGCGCCACCCAGGCCGGGGTGCGGCTGGACGAGCGCAGCGACGGTCACGGCTTCGGCCTCGCCATCGCGCGCGAACTCGCGACGCTCCATGGCGGTGCGCTTACGCTTGACGAAGCGGCAGGCGGCGGACTGGCGGCATCGGTGACGGTTCCGCTTTCGAGGGGTGGCGAAGGCGCCTGA
- a CDS encoding TetR/AcrR family transcriptional regulator: MASETAKRDPARTRAALLEAATRDFAANGFAGARTERIAATAKCNIRLLYHHFESKEGLYRAAIEAAYADLRAREAELEYDLADPLGCIDRLLRFNFAYFEANPDLDGLLRVENAFQGRFIRQSRQVLGEGQGLRARIEAVLAAGVEQGTIRPGVDPLQLYVTIAGLSRFHLANAWSLAIGLDQDLTSPAWRAERLEHCSAMLRAWLAP; the protein is encoded by the coding sequence ATGGCAAGCGAGACGGCGAAGCGCGATCCGGCCCGCACCCGCGCGGCATTGCTCGAGGCGGCAACGCGCGATTTCGCCGCAAACGGCTTCGCAGGCGCGCGCACCGAGCGCATCGCCGCCACCGCCAAGTGCAATATCCGGCTGCTCTACCATCATTTCGAGAGCAAGGAGGGCCTGTACCGCGCCGCGATCGAGGCCGCCTATGCCGACCTCCGCGCCCGCGAGGCCGAACTGGAATACGACCTTGCCGACCCGCTAGGCTGCATCGACCGGCTGCTGCGCTTCAACTTCGCCTATTTCGAAGCCAACCCCGACCTGGACGGCCTGCTGCGCGTCGAGAACGCGTTTCAGGGCCGCTTCATCCGGCAATCGCGCCAGGTTCTGGGCGAAGGCCAGGGGCTGCGCGCGCGGATCGAGGCGGTGCTCGCCGCCGGCGTCGAACAAGGCACGATCCGGCCCGGCGTCGACCCGCTCCAGCTCTATGTCACGATCGCGGGGCTCAGCCGGTTCCACCTCGCCAATGCCTGGTCGCTGGCGATCGGGCTCGACCAGGATCTGACCAGCCCGGCATGGCGGGCCGAGCGGCTCGAGCACTGCTCGGCGATGCTGCGCGCCTGGCTCGCACCTTAG
- a CDS encoding gamma-glutamyltransferase family protein translates to MLHSVRARRGVVTAPHHLAAQAGLGVLQDGGNAIEAIVAVAAALAVVYPHMTGIGGDGFWLVAEPDGTTWAIDACGAAAASADLALYAGLGAVPSRGPLAANTVAGTISGWQAALERGGGALPLDRLLRDAIHYAEHGVAVTRGGAEIVATKRAELRDQLGAWATTYDGCREGDLLRQPALGTTLRRLAAEGLGSFYRGSLAADIARALSDLGSPVALADLQRHAAATPHPLRVRVGNATLFNTAPPTQGIASLLILALAHRLAAGAADGFAHVHGLVEATKQAFLYRDAQVGDPAYMDVDPQALLDDAAALDAMAARIDAAKALPWPHPPQPGDTCWFGAADAEGRVVSCIQSTYFEFGSGVVLPDTGITWQNRGSSFRLAPDGWNALRPGRKPFHTLNPALARFEDGRVMAYGTMGGEGQPQTQAALFSRYAWLGVPLQEAITRPRWLLGRTWGAESVSLKLEDRFDPDLYARLRAAGHQVELVDPFTSMMGHSGAIVRHPSGMLEGATDPRSDGQVAAW, encoded by the coding sequence ATGCTGCACAGCGTCCGGGCACGCCGCGGCGTGGTCACCGCGCCGCATCACCTCGCGGCCCAGGCAGGGCTGGGGGTGCTTCAGGACGGCGGCAATGCGATCGAGGCGATCGTTGCCGTCGCGGCGGCGCTCGCGGTGGTCTATCCGCACATGACCGGGATCGGCGGCGACGGCTTCTGGCTGGTCGCCGAACCCGATGGGACGACCTGGGCTATCGATGCGTGCGGCGCGGCTGCGGCCAGCGCCGACCTTGCGCTCTATGCCGGGCTCGGCGCGGTGCCCAGCCGCGGTCCGCTCGCGGCGAACACCGTGGCGGGGACGATCTCGGGCTGGCAGGCGGCGCTGGAGCGCGGCGGCGGCGCGCTGCCGCTCGACCGGCTGCTGCGCGACGCGATCCACTATGCCGAGCACGGCGTCGCGGTTACGCGCGGCGGGGCGGAGATCGTTGCCACCAAGCGTGCCGAACTGCGTGACCAGCTCGGCGCATGGGCGACGACCTATGACGGTTGTCGGGAAGGCGATCTGCTCCGACAGCCCGCGCTCGGCACCACGCTGCGGCGGCTGGCGGCGGAGGGGCTCGGCAGCTTCTATCGCGGCAGCCTGGCCGCGGACATTGCGCGCGCGCTCAGCGATCTGGGCAGCCCCGTGGCGCTCGCCGATCTCCAGCGCCATGCCGCCGCGACGCCCCACCCGCTGCGCGTCCGCGTCGGAAACGCCACCTTGTTCAACACCGCGCCGCCGACTCAGGGTATTGCCTCGCTGCTGATCCTTGCGCTCGCGCATCGGCTGGCTGCGGGCGCGGCGGACGGATTCGCGCATGTCCATGGGCTGGTCGAGGCGACCAAACAGGCATTTCTCTACCGCGACGCACAGGTCGGCGATCCGGCCTATATGGATGTCGATCCGCAGGCACTGCTCGATGATGCCGCCGCGCTGGATGCGATGGCGGCGCGGATCGATGCAGCGAAGGCGCTGCCCTGGCCGCACCCGCCGCAGCCCGGCGACACCTGCTGGTTCGGCGCCGCCGATGCCGAGGGGCGCGTGGTGAGTTGCATCCAGTCGACCTATTTCGAGTTCGGATCGGGCGTGGTGCTGCCCGACACCGGCATCACCTGGCAGAACCGCGGCAGCAGCTTCCGGCTCGCCCCTGACGGGTGGAACGCGCTCCGGCCCGGGCGCAAGCCGTTCCACACGCTCAACCCTGCGCTGGCGCGGTTCGAGGACGGGCGGGTGATGGCCTATGGCACGATGGGCGGCGAGGGCCAGCCGCAGACCCAGGCGGCGCTCTTCTCGCGCTATGCCTGGCTCGGCGTGCCGCTGCAGGAGGCGATTACGCGACCGCGCTGGCTGCTGGGGCGCACCTGGGGCGCCGAGAGCGTGAGCCTGAAGCTGGAGGATCGCTTCGATCCGGACCTGTATGCGCGGCTGCGCGCGGCGGGGCACCAGGTCGAGCTGGTCGATCCGTTCACGTCGATGATGGGGCATTCTGGCGCGATCGTGCGCCATCCCTCAGGCATGCTCGAAGGCGCCACCGATCCGCGCAGCGATGGCCAGGTGGCGGCATGGTAG
- a CDS encoding allantoate amidohydrolase, whose translation MVGGARAVARCDELGAAPYSDARGMLFRAYLTPGFAATQRALAGWMQEAGMATRIDEACNLIGRYEGSRPDVPALILGSHIDSVRDAGRYDGPLGVMLAIEVVAALHAAGRRMPFPIEVYAFGDEEGSRFPVAMLTSRAVAGSLDPAMLETEDRTGLSLDEALAPFELSTLRFAEARHPGALGYLEAHIEQGPTLEAAGLPVGIVSGIAAQLRYSVAVTGIAGHAGTTSMGLRRDALAAAAEMVLAVEDVARRDASDLVATVGKLDVAPGAGNVIPGQVTFTLDIRAGDQARRDAAAEAILDRIHAIADIRHVDFDIQRTNDLAAAPCDGRLSGLLEASVAALGIAPFSLVSGAGHDAMILAALCPTAMLFIRCRGGVSHNPAEHVAPEDAEIALQVMLGFLDRLGARYAA comes from the coding sequence ATGGTAGGCGGGGCGCGGGCGGTCGCGCGCTGCGACGAACTGGGCGCCGCACCCTATAGCGACGCGCGCGGCATGCTGTTCCGCGCGTACCTGACGCCCGGCTTCGCCGCGACCCAGCGCGCGCTGGCGGGGTGGATGCAGGAGGCGGGGATGGCGACGCGCATCGACGAAGCCTGCAACCTGATCGGTCGCTACGAAGGCTCCCGGCCGGACGTGCCCGCGCTGATCCTGGGCAGCCATATCGACAGCGTCCGCGATGCCGGGCGCTATGACGGCCCGCTCGGCGTGATGCTGGCAATCGAGGTGGTAGCCGCGCTCCATGCGGCGGGGCGGCGGATGCCGTTTCCGATCGAAGTCTATGCGTTCGGCGACGAGGAAGGCTCGCGCTTCCCGGTCGCGATGCTGACCAGCCGGGCAGTGGCAGGCAGCCTCGATCCCGCGATGCTCGAAACCGAGGATCGCACCGGGCTTTCGCTCGACGAGGCGCTTGCCCCGTTCGAGCTTTCGACGCTGCGCTTCGCCGAGGCGCGGCACCCCGGCGCGCTCGGCTATCTGGAGGCGCATATCGAGCAGGGGCCGACGCTGGAGGCGGCGGGGCTGCCGGTGGGGATCGTGAGCGGGATCGCCGCGCAGTTGCGCTACAGCGTCGCGGTCACCGGCATTGCGGGCCATGCCGGCACCACGTCGATGGGCCTGCGCCGTGACGCGCTGGCCGCCGCCGCGGAGATGGTGCTCGCGGTCGAGGACGTCGCGCGGCGCGACGCATCGGATCTGGTGGCGACGGTCGGCAAGCTCGACGTGGCGCCCGGCGCGGGCAACGTGATCCCGGGACAGGTGACGTTCACGCTCGACATCCGCGCGGGCGACCAGGCCCGGCGCGACGCTGCGGCAGAGGCCATTCTGGACCGGATTCACGCGATCGCCGACATACGCCACGTCGACTTCGATATTCAGCGTACGAACGATCTTGCTGCCGCACCCTGCGATGGCCGGTTGTCCGGCCTGCTGGAAGCATCGGTCGCCGCGCTGGGGATTGCGCCGTTCTCGCTGGTGAGCGGGGCGGGGCATGATGCGATGATCCTGGCGGCGCTCTGCCCGACTGCGATGCTGTTCATCCGGTGCCGGGGCGGTGTCAGCCACAACCCTGCCGAGCATGTCGCCCCCGAAGACGCGGAAATCGCGCTCCAGGTGATGCTTGGCTTCCTCGATCGCCTGGGAGCGCGATATGCCGCCTGA